The following proteins are co-located in the Carassius gibelio isolate Cgi1373 ecotype wild population from Czech Republic chromosome A21, carGib1.2-hapl.c, whole genome shotgun sequence genome:
- the LOC127941896 gene encoding sphingomyelin phosphodiesterase 4 isoform X2, whose protein sequence is MAAPALQQPSYLLANLKADWTIKPLHQRCHELSKIIEDYPAKEMHAIFPWLVESVFGSLDGILIGWNLRYLQARMTEYNIAMDFLDPSGPMMKLVYKLQAEEYKYEFPVSYLPGPVKSSIQAGVLPDCPLFHNKIQFPMSGLLLLNPFEYYMFSFAYSLIAPKNYPPGQHGSCSDSAYFVLVNTYLKYFLPTEGNVPPSPFSDPRGTVASPAPRSPSVPYVGYSGHSTSLLKRHITHQPSVNADPAAQEIWRSETLLQVFVEMWLHHYSLEMYQKLQSPQVKEPFMPSEEHVLVVRLLVKHLHAFSCSLKQESIFSSTSAHSHSSPLEELKRVVVQRFVQQKLYVFLQHCFGHWPLDASFRAVLETWLSYIQPWRYTGEKNNTQADGQNRSVPDKWASFVQENLLMYTKLFQGFLNRAMRTDLVNAKNALMVFRVAKVFVQPNLSEMIQKAEQLFLEPEHAILQRQNRVFLTPSHGGSFLSSRQPMGTDSVFKVKSHVYSLEGQDCQYNLMFGPDLRKNVLKLIQIIAQARQTAKRISDHSTEMAANNSFLSWFSVGSSDQNNTFNGGEMDDMGEGVKKTHEFLDKALDYLCQIFRLNAGQLSQMMVNVASVDDEGASKQLPDCIPSENGLLLTDLGRLQIINGLRRFEIEYQGDPELQPIRSYENAFLVRLMFQISSFINARFGEHMETLCSRQDLLGRIGRHYLSRCSKVAEQWRKSPVTRQMRERPQRARLSLRVLASYRTLLILLLLYMLLALLSFGVLSSTGLILVVSFLYELLLNFLHEKLKMP, encoded by the exons ATGGCTGCACCTGCCCTGCAACAGCCCAGTTATCTTCTG GCCAATTTAAAGGCAGACTGGACCATTAAACCTCTTCATCAAAGATGTCACGAGTTGAGCAAAATTATAGAGGATTACCCTGCAAAG GAAATGCATGCAATCTTTCCCTGGTTGGTGGAGAGTGTGTTCGGGAGCCTGGATGGAATTCTTATTGGCTGGAACCTGCGCTATCTGCAGGCTCGCATGACAGAGTACAACATCGCCATGGACTTCCTGGACCCAAG TGGTCCTATGATGAAATTGGTGTACAAACTACAAGCTGAGGAATACAAGTATGAGTTTCCAGTCAGTTATCTTCCA GGTCCTGTAAAGTCATCCATTCAGGCTGGGGTTCTGCCAGACTGCCCTCTGTTTCACAATAAAATCCAGTTCCCCATGTCAGGCCTTCTATTACTCA ATCCTTTTGAATATTATATGTTCAGCTTTGCCTACAGTCTCATTGCACCAAAG AACTACCCTCCAGGGCAGCATGGGAGTTGCTCAGATAGCGCATACTTTGTGCTTGTCAACACCTATCTCAAGTACTTTCTCCCTACAGAGGGCAATGTGCCTCCATCACCCTTCTCAGACCCCAGGGGAACCGTGGCTTCTCCTGCTCCAAG GTCTCCCAGTGTGCCTTATGTTGGATATAGTGGGCACAGCACCAGTTTGTTGAAGCGTCATATTACACATCAGCCCTCAGTTAACGCTGACCCTGCCGCACAAGAGATCTGGAGGTCAGAGACGCTTCTGCAG GTGTTTGTGGAGATGTGGCTCCATCACTATTCTCTGGAGATGTACCAGAAGCTGCAGTCTCCTCAGGTGAAG GAGCCCTTCATGCCTTCGGAGGAGCACGTCCTTGTTGTGCGTCTCCTGGTCAAGCATCTGCACGCCTTTTCCTGCAGCCTGAAGCAGGAGTCAATCTTCTCCTCAACCTCTGCCCACTCCCACAGCAGTCCTCTGGAAGAGCTCAAGCG TGTGGTGGTACAGAGGTTTGTTCAGCAAAAGCTATATGTCTTCCTACAACACTGCTTTGGTCACTGGCCTTTGGACGCCTCATTCAGAGCG GTATTAGAGACGTGGCTTAGTTACATCCAGCCCTGGAGATACActggagaaaaaaacaatacCCAAGCAGATGGACAGAATAGAAGTGTTCCCGATAAATG GGCTTCATTTGTGCAGGAGAATCTGCTTATGTACACAAAGCTTTTCCAGGGCTTCTTGAATCGAGCCATGCGCACAGACTTGGTCAATGCCAAAAATGCCCTGATGGTCTTTAGGGTCGCCAAAGTCTTTGTTCAACCAAACCTGTCAGAGATGATCCAGAAGG CTGAGCAGTTGTTCTTGGAGCCAGAGCATGCCATCCTGCAGCGACAGAACCGTGTCTTCCTGACACCTTCACATGGTGGCAGCTTCCTTTCTTCCCGCCAGCCAATGGGGACAGACAGCGTCTTCAAAGTCAAAAGTCATGTTTACAGCCTAGAAGGGCAGGACTGCCAGTACAACCTGATGTTTGGTCCTGATCTGCGGAAGAAT GTGCTAAAGCTCATCCAGATTATCGCCCAAGCCCGACAGACGGCTAAACGGATATCAGATCATTCCACGGAAATGGCTGCAAACAACTCTTTTCTCTCATGGTTTAGCGTTGGCTCCTCGGATCAGAACAACACCTTTAACGGAGGAGAGATGGATGATATGGGAGAGGGTGTGAAGAAAACTCATGAGTTCTTGGACAAAGCACTGGACTACCTCTGTCAGATATTCCGG TTGAATGCAGGGCAGCTGTCTCAGATGATGGTCAATGTGGCATCTGTAGACGATGAAGGGGCATCCAAACAACTGCCAGACTGCATCCCGAGTGAAAATGGGCTTTTATTAACAGACCTGGGCAGGTTGCAG aTCATCAATGGTCTTCGCAGATTTGAAATCGAATATCAAGGAGATCCAGAGCTTCAGCCTATCAGGAGCTATGAAAATGCTTTTTTGGTTCGACTGATGTTCCAGATCTCATCCTTTATTAATGCGAGA TTTGGAGAACACATGGAGACGCTGTGTTCTCGACAGGACCTCCTGGGCAGAATAGGACGACACTACCTGAGCAGATGCTCAAAAGTAGCAGAGCAATGGCGGAAGAGTCCAGTGACACGGCAGATGAGGGAACGTCCTCAGCGAGCCCGTCTCAGCCTGAGGGTGTTGGCCAGCTATCGcaccctcctcatcctcctcctgctCTACATGCTGTTAGCACTACTCTCATTCGGTGTTCTCTCCAGCACTGGACTCATTCTCGTTGTCAGCTTTCTATATGAGCTCCTGTTGAACTTTCTTCATGAAAAACTAAAGATGCCATAA
- the LOC127941906 gene encoding uncharacterized protein LOC127941906 isoform X1 encodes MGARVASLQGNIDFLQKQHRETLEKLHGQIDRLKRENKGSQQHEELQYKLIMDLPKSSSKGSSRRICKHHTESNKFQRDRRNYLEQTLEETCSQQAREISSHLQSRETRSNSFTANRTEGPPEAKAGFITSLQPLMIQCSPSQVPRPPSLQECEVIIRQLYNANSLQSQEILRVKAVLKDIVFNKKITAENYILTKAYLGDGKR; translated from the exons ATGGGTGCGCGCGTCGCTTCACTGCAGGGGAATATTGACTTCTTACAAAAGCAGCATAGAGAAACTCTGGAGAAATTACACGGGCAAATAGATCGTTTAAAACGGGAAAATAAAG GAAGtcaacaacacgagg AGTTGCAGTATAAGCTGATAATGGACCTTCCAAAGTCGAGTAGTAAAG GATCCAGCCGTAGAATCTGTAAGCACCATACAGAGAGCAACAAGTTCCAGAGAGACAGAAGGAACTATTTGGAACAGACTTTGGAGGAAACCTGCTCACAACAAGCCAGAGAGATTAG CAGTCATTTACAAAGTAGAGAAACCAGATCCAATTCCTTCACAGCCAACAGAACGGAAGGTCCTCCAGAAGCTAAAGCAGGGTTCATCACTTCTCTACAGCCTCTAATGATCCAGTGTAGCCCCTCTCAGGTTCCTCGACCTCCCTCCCTACAGGAATGTGAAGTCATCATACGCCAGCTATACAACGCTAACAGCCTGCAGTCCCAGGAG ATCCTACGCGTGAAAGCTGTTCTCAAAGACATTGTATTCAACAAGAAAATAACagcagaaaattacattttgacaaaGGCTTATCTTGGCGATGGTAAAAGGTAA
- the LOC127941906 gene encoding uncharacterized protein LOC127941906 isoform X2: protein MGARVASLQGNIDFLQKQHRETLEKLHGQIDRLKRENKELQYKLIMDLPKSSSKGSSRRICKHHTESNKFQRDRRNYLEQTLEETCSQQAREISSHLQSRETRSNSFTANRTEGPPEAKAGFITSLQPLMIQCSPSQVPRPPSLQECEVIIRQLYNANSLQSQEILRVKAVLKDIVFNKKITAENYILTKAYLGDGKR from the exons ATGGGTGCGCGCGTCGCTTCACTGCAGGGGAATATTGACTTCTTACAAAAGCAGCATAGAGAAACTCTGGAGAAATTACACGGGCAAATAGATCGTTTAAAACGGGAAAATAAAG AGTTGCAGTATAAGCTGATAATGGACCTTCCAAAGTCGAGTAGTAAAG GATCCAGCCGTAGAATCTGTAAGCACCATACAGAGAGCAACAAGTTCCAGAGAGACAGAAGGAACTATTTGGAACAGACTTTGGAGGAAACCTGCTCACAACAAGCCAGAGAGATTAG CAGTCATTTACAAAGTAGAGAAACCAGATCCAATTCCTTCACAGCCAACAGAACGGAAGGTCCTCCAGAAGCTAAAGCAGGGTTCATCACTTCTCTACAGCCTCTAATGATCCAGTGTAGCCCCTCTCAGGTTCCTCGACCTCCCTCCCTACAGGAATGTGAAGTCATCATACGCCAGCTATACAACGCTAACAGCCTGCAGTCCCAGGAG ATCCTACGCGTGAAAGCTGTTCTCAAAGACATTGTATTCAACAAGAAAATAACagcagaaaattacattttgacaaaGGCTTATCTTGGCGATGGTAAAAGGTAA
- the LOC127941896 gene encoding sphingomyelin phosphodiesterase 4 isoform X1, whose translation MAAPALQQPSYLLANLKADWTIKPLHQRCHELSKIIEDYPAKEMHAIFPWLVESVFGSLDGILIGWNLRYLQARMTEYNIAMDFLDPSGPMMKLVYKLQAEEYKYEFPVSYLPGPVKSSIQAGVLPDCPLFHNKIQFPMSGLLLLNPFEYYMFSFAYSLIAPKNYPPGQHGSCSDSAYFVLVNTYLKYFLPTEGNVPPSPFSDPRGTVASPAPRSPSVPYVGYSGHSTSLLKRHITHQPSVNADPAAQEIWRSETLLQVFVEMWLHHYSLEMYQKLQSPQVKLALLQYRLSMSSMLCQPPAPPGSGTLHTYQEPFMPSEEHVLVVRLLVKHLHAFSCSLKQESIFSSTSAHSHSSPLEELKRVVVQRFVQQKLYVFLQHCFGHWPLDASFRAVLETWLSYIQPWRYTGEKNNTQADGQNRSVPDKWASFVQENLLMYTKLFQGFLNRAMRTDLVNAKNALMVFRVAKVFVQPNLSEMIQKAEQLFLEPEHAILQRQNRVFLTPSHGGSFLSSRQPMGTDSVFKVKSHVYSLEGQDCQYNLMFGPDLRKNVLKLIQIIAQARQTAKRISDHSTEMAANNSFLSWFSVGSSDQNNTFNGGEMDDMGEGVKKTHEFLDKALDYLCQIFRLNAGQLSQMMVNVASVDDEGASKQLPDCIPSENGLLLTDLGRLQIINGLRRFEIEYQGDPELQPIRSYENAFLVRLMFQISSFINARFGEHMETLCSRQDLLGRIGRHYLSRCSKVAEQWRKSPVTRQMRERPQRARLSLRVLASYRTLLILLLLYMLLALLSFGVLSSTGLILVVSFLYELLLNFLHEKLKMP comes from the exons ATGGCTGCACCTGCCCTGCAACAGCCCAGTTATCTTCTG GCCAATTTAAAGGCAGACTGGACCATTAAACCTCTTCATCAAAGATGTCACGAGTTGAGCAAAATTATAGAGGATTACCCTGCAAAG GAAATGCATGCAATCTTTCCCTGGTTGGTGGAGAGTGTGTTCGGGAGCCTGGATGGAATTCTTATTGGCTGGAACCTGCGCTATCTGCAGGCTCGCATGACAGAGTACAACATCGCCATGGACTTCCTGGACCCAAG TGGTCCTATGATGAAATTGGTGTACAAACTACAAGCTGAGGAATACAAGTATGAGTTTCCAGTCAGTTATCTTCCA GGTCCTGTAAAGTCATCCATTCAGGCTGGGGTTCTGCCAGACTGCCCTCTGTTTCACAATAAAATCCAGTTCCCCATGTCAGGCCTTCTATTACTCA ATCCTTTTGAATATTATATGTTCAGCTTTGCCTACAGTCTCATTGCACCAAAG AACTACCCTCCAGGGCAGCATGGGAGTTGCTCAGATAGCGCATACTTTGTGCTTGTCAACACCTATCTCAAGTACTTTCTCCCTACAGAGGGCAATGTGCCTCCATCACCCTTCTCAGACCCCAGGGGAACCGTGGCTTCTCCTGCTCCAAG GTCTCCCAGTGTGCCTTATGTTGGATATAGTGGGCACAGCACCAGTTTGTTGAAGCGTCATATTACACATCAGCCCTCAGTTAACGCTGACCCTGCCGCACAAGAGATCTGGAGGTCAGAGACGCTTCTGCAG GTGTTTGTGGAGATGTGGCTCCATCACTATTCTCTGGAGATGTACCAGAAGCTGCAGTCTCCTCAGGTGAAG CTGGCGTTGTTGCAGTACCGCCTCAGTATGTCCAGCATGCTGTGCCAACCCCCCGCCCCACCAGGCTCTGGGACCCTCCACACATACCAA GAGCCCTTCATGCCTTCGGAGGAGCACGTCCTTGTTGTGCGTCTCCTGGTCAAGCATCTGCACGCCTTTTCCTGCAGCCTGAAGCAGGAGTCAATCTTCTCCTCAACCTCTGCCCACTCCCACAGCAGTCCTCTGGAAGAGCTCAAGCG TGTGGTGGTACAGAGGTTTGTTCAGCAAAAGCTATATGTCTTCCTACAACACTGCTTTGGTCACTGGCCTTTGGACGCCTCATTCAGAGCG GTATTAGAGACGTGGCTTAGTTACATCCAGCCCTGGAGATACActggagaaaaaaacaatacCCAAGCAGATGGACAGAATAGAAGTGTTCCCGATAAATG GGCTTCATTTGTGCAGGAGAATCTGCTTATGTACACAAAGCTTTTCCAGGGCTTCTTGAATCGAGCCATGCGCACAGACTTGGTCAATGCCAAAAATGCCCTGATGGTCTTTAGGGTCGCCAAAGTCTTTGTTCAACCAAACCTGTCAGAGATGATCCAGAAGG CTGAGCAGTTGTTCTTGGAGCCAGAGCATGCCATCCTGCAGCGACAGAACCGTGTCTTCCTGACACCTTCACATGGTGGCAGCTTCCTTTCTTCCCGCCAGCCAATGGGGACAGACAGCGTCTTCAAAGTCAAAAGTCATGTTTACAGCCTAGAAGGGCAGGACTGCCAGTACAACCTGATGTTTGGTCCTGATCTGCGGAAGAAT GTGCTAAAGCTCATCCAGATTATCGCCCAAGCCCGACAGACGGCTAAACGGATATCAGATCATTCCACGGAAATGGCTGCAAACAACTCTTTTCTCTCATGGTTTAGCGTTGGCTCCTCGGATCAGAACAACACCTTTAACGGAGGAGAGATGGATGATATGGGAGAGGGTGTGAAGAAAACTCATGAGTTCTTGGACAAAGCACTGGACTACCTCTGTCAGATATTCCGG TTGAATGCAGGGCAGCTGTCTCAGATGATGGTCAATGTGGCATCTGTAGACGATGAAGGGGCATCCAAACAACTGCCAGACTGCATCCCGAGTGAAAATGGGCTTTTATTAACAGACCTGGGCAGGTTGCAG aTCATCAATGGTCTTCGCAGATTTGAAATCGAATATCAAGGAGATCCAGAGCTTCAGCCTATCAGGAGCTATGAAAATGCTTTTTTGGTTCGACTGATGTTCCAGATCTCATCCTTTATTAATGCGAGA TTTGGAGAACACATGGAGACGCTGTGTTCTCGACAGGACCTCCTGGGCAGAATAGGACGACACTACCTGAGCAGATGCTCAAAAGTAGCAGAGCAATGGCGGAAGAGTCCAGTGACACGGCAGATGAGGGAACGTCCTCAGCGAGCCCGTCTCAGCCTGAGGGTGTTGGCCAGCTATCGcaccctcctcatcctcctcctgctCTACATGCTGTTAGCACTACTCTCATTCGGTGTTCTCTCCAGCACTGGACTCATTCTCGTTGTCAGCTTTCTATATGAGCTCCTGTTGAACTTTCTTCATGAAAAACTAAAGATGCCATAA